One genomic segment of Occultella kanbiaonis includes these proteins:
- a CDS encoding sensor histidine kinase, whose translation MTKFLDAVLSVTSHLHLDDMLANFVRAAADLTGAKYAAIGVLDAAGETETFVQHGVDPVTEAVLEHPHGRGILAEIPTDGVLMLSDLTTHPRFQGFPEGHPMMRSFLGVPVRVADQVYGRLYLSEKTGGDFTDTDAENIRMLAAAAAIAVQNSRLYKAARTRERWLAVGQEITTALLSGLDVEDALALIARKVRKVADADTAVVVLPGLDDSWLIEFADGDPVGDLIGIVMPPDGRAMTVLAEKEGIIVDSFARARNLRVPEFGRYGPSLYAPLVAEGQSMGVIILLRNKHAPEFTESDLNVAESIARQAALALKLAEARQAQDLAGLVEERARIARDLHDMAIQQLFATGLQLAHARDQVPPERDELRQVLATALDGVDDSVRQIRAIVQNLRSPNENAPLLERLRRETSLARTGLGFAPSLVLEATDPVTGVPQPSDQAADDLDARVDADLADDVVAVVREGLANAARHARASSVHVRLAVGPEDIEVVVTDDGVGLDPERNRSSGLDNLATRARRHGGEFRLGPGPDGGTSLVWTARSG comes from the coding sequence ATGACGAAGTTCCTCGACGCCGTCCTGTCGGTCACCTCGCACCTGCACCTGGACGACATGCTCGCCAACTTCGTGCGGGCCGCCGCGGACCTGACCGGCGCGAAGTACGCCGCGATCGGCGTCCTCGACGCGGCCGGCGAGACGGAGACGTTCGTCCAGCACGGGGTGGACCCGGTCACCGAGGCGGTCCTGGAGCATCCGCACGGGCGCGGGATCCTCGCCGAGATCCCCACCGACGGGGTGCTGATGCTGTCCGACCTGACCACCCACCCACGGTTCCAGGGGTTCCCCGAGGGGCACCCGATGATGCGCTCCTTCCTGGGCGTCCCGGTGCGGGTGGCCGACCAGGTCTACGGCCGGCTCTACCTGTCCGAGAAGACGGGCGGCGACTTCACCGACACCGACGCCGAGAACATCCGGATGCTCGCCGCGGCGGCCGCGATCGCGGTGCAGAACTCACGCCTGTACAAGGCGGCGCGGACCCGGGAGCGTTGGCTCGCCGTCGGGCAGGAGATCACCACGGCGCTGTTGTCCGGGCTCGACGTGGAGGACGCCCTCGCCCTCATCGCCCGGAAGGTGCGCAAGGTGGCGGACGCGGACACCGCCGTGGTGGTGCTGCCCGGCCTCGACGACTCCTGGCTGATCGAGTTCGCCGACGGTGACCCGGTCGGCGACCTGATCGGGATCGTGATGCCGCCGGACGGGCGGGCGATGACGGTGCTGGCCGAGAAGGAGGGGATCATCGTCGATTCCTTCGCCCGTGCCCGCAACCTGCGGGTGCCCGAGTTCGGCCGGTACGGGCCGTCGCTGTACGCGCCGCTCGTCGCCGAGGGGCAGAGCATGGGCGTGATCATCCTGCTCCGGAACAAGCACGCCCCCGAGTTCACCGAGAGCGACCTGAACGTGGCCGAGTCGATCGCCCGGCAGGCCGCGCTGGCGCTCAAGCTCGCCGAGGCGCGCCAGGCCCAGGACCTCGCCGGGCTCGTCGAGGAGCGCGCCCGGATCGCCCGGGACCTGCACGACATGGCGATCCAACAGTTGTTCGCCACCGGGCTGCAGCTGGCCCATGCGCGCGACCAGGTGCCGCCCGAGCGTGACGAACTGCGTCAGGTGCTCGCCACGGCGCTCGACGGGGTCGACGACTCGGTGCGCCAGATCCGCGCGATCGTGCAGAACCTACGCTCCCCGAACGAGAACGCGCCGCTCCTGGAGCGGCTGCGCCGGGAGACCTCACTGGCCCGTACCGGTCTCGGCTTCGCCCCGTCCCTAGTGCTGGAGGCCACCGACCCCGTCACCGGGGTGCCGCAGCCGTCGGACCAGGCAGCCGACGACCTCGACGCGCGCGTGGACGCCGACCTCGCCGACGACGTGGTCGCGGTGGTCCGGGAGGGGCTCGCGAACGCGGCCCGGCACGCCCGGGCGTCGTCGGTGCACGTGCGGCTGGCGGTCGGGCCGGAGGACATCGAGGTGGTGGTCACCGACGACGGAGTCGGGCTCGATCCCGAGCGCAACCGCTCGTCCGGGCTCGACAACCTCGCCACTCGGGCCCGCCGGCACGGCGGCGAGTTCCGGTTGGGGCCAGGGCCTGACGGCGGGACGTCGTTGGTCTGGACGGCCCGGTCGGGCTGA
- a CDS encoding glycerophosphoryl diester phosphodiesterase membrane domain-containing protein — protein sequence MSPAERRRPGILATAAVTVARNRSLYLRTTVALQAATVLVVVPIVALLLRAALRAAGLTALTEATAVRLLTHPVSFLLLLLLAAVASVAVLIGQGVLILIGTRLRDDSILHPRAIGAELAAVGRRLLGPQLLVFVAYAFLLVPLGGLEVGAFLTRGVELPPFVAGELRKTVVGTLVWMLGAVAVLYVNVRLVLVPAVLLTSRVSVLAALASSWRMTRGQSARVVGLFAAAWTVSAVVLGGLVVLILYAVRLADAVWPPATPLVAGLTVTVVQVAVLAVSGLIVAVLTQALVVLADRRREHGGDIGWLTTAPLDAPDTEPPPEASRAAGWVPRWTGMPGGRAVGVAVLGAVLAVAVTVNTTVMIAVRDEVTTAVIAHRGVTDDAVENTLDALDAAAAVGADYVELDVQQAADGGLVVVHDTNLRRIAGINRSVFELTTAELTGTTVRQGGHTATIPTFEEFAARAAELDIALLVELKTHGREQGDYVGDVVAVLVAHGLVATARVQAFDIALVNEIEGRFSDVTTGWVVAFHRGRLHPGRADFVALEESSYTPRILSEAHAAGAELLLWTVNDPAAMRRFVRDGVDGLITSDPAGALDQRAAVAADTSLARRLEDELHKLVGWW from the coding sequence GTGAGCCCTGCCGAACGGCGGAGGCCAGGCATCCTGGCCACCGCCGCGGTGACGGTCGCGCGCAATCGGAGCCTCTACCTGCGCACGACCGTGGCGCTCCAGGCTGCGACGGTGCTCGTCGTGGTGCCGATCGTCGCGCTGCTCCTTCGCGCGGCGCTCAGGGCGGCCGGGCTGACGGCGCTGACGGAGGCCACGGCCGTCCGGCTGCTCACGCACCCGGTCTCGTTCCTGTTGTTGTTGCTGCTCGCGGCCGTGGCGAGTGTCGCCGTCCTGATCGGGCAGGGCGTCCTGATCCTGATCGGCACCCGGTTGCGCGACGACTCCATCCTGCATCCGCGGGCCATCGGCGCCGAACTGGCGGCCGTGGGCCGGCGCCTGCTCGGCCCACAGCTCCTGGTGTTCGTCGCGTACGCGTTCCTGCTCGTGCCGCTGGGCGGTCTCGAGGTCGGTGCCTTCCTGACCCGCGGCGTCGAGCTGCCGCCGTTCGTCGCCGGTGAGCTGCGCAAGACGGTCGTCGGCACGCTGGTCTGGATGCTCGGCGCCGTGGCCGTCCTCTACGTCAACGTGCGCCTGGTCCTGGTCCCGGCGGTACTACTCACGAGCCGGGTGTCCGTGCTCGCGGCCCTCGCGAGCAGTTGGCGGATGACCCGCGGGCAGAGCGCCCGGGTGGTCGGCCTGTTCGCCGCGGCCTGGACCGTCTCCGCCGTCGTCCTCGGTGGCCTGGTGGTGCTGATCCTGTACGCCGTGCGGCTGGCCGACGCCGTCTGGCCGCCCGCCACCCCGCTCGTCGCAGGATTGACCGTGACCGTCGTGCAGGTGGCCGTGCTGGCCGTGAGCGGTCTCATCGTCGCGGTGCTCACCCAGGCGCTGGTGGTTCTGGCGGACCGGCGCCGCGAGCACGGCGGCGACATCGGCTGGCTGACGACCGCCCCGCTCGACGCGCCGGACACCGAACCTCCGCCCGAGGCCTCCCGTGCCGCGGGATGGGTCCCCCGATGGACCGGGATGCCCGGTGGCCGAGCCGTCGGCGTGGCGGTGCTCGGCGCGGTCCTCGCCGTGGCGGTCACCGTCAACACCACGGTCATGATCGCGGTCCGCGACGAGGTGACGACGGCGGTCATCGCGCACCGAGGCGTGACGGACGACGCGGTCGAGAACACGCTCGACGCGCTCGACGCGGCGGCGGCCGTCGGCGCGGACTACGTGGAGCTCGACGTCCAGCAGGCCGCCGACGGTGGCCTGGTGGTCGTGCACGACACCAACCTGCGTCGCATCGCGGGCATCAACAGGTCCGTGTTCGAGCTGACGACGGCGGAGCTGACCGGGACCACGGTCAGGCAGGGCGGACACACTGCGACCATCCCCACCTTCGAGGAGTTCGCGGCCCGAGCCGCCGAACTGGACATCGCGCTGCTGGTGGAACTGAAGACCCACGGGCGCGAGCAGGGGGACTACGTCGGCGACGTCGTGGCCGTGCTGGTGGCTCACGGCCTGGTCGCGACCGCCCGCGTCCAGGCCTTCGACATCGCACTGGTGAACGAGATCGAGGGCCGGTTCTCCGACGTCACGACCGGCTGGGTGGTGGCCTTCCACCGGGGCCGCCTCCACCCCGGGCGGGCGGACTTCGTGGCCCTCGAGGAGTCCTCCTACACCCCGCGGATCCTCAGCGAGGCGCACGCCGCCGGCGCCGAGCTGCTGCTGTGGACCGTCAACGACCCGGCCGCGATGCGCCGATTCGTGCGCGATGGTGTCGACGGGCTGATCACCAGCGATCCCGCCGGCGCGCTGGATCAGCGTGCAGCAGTCGCAGCGGACACCTCGCTCGCCCGCCGCCTCGAGGACGAGCTGCACAAGCTCGTCGGGTGGTGGTGA
- a CDS encoding dipeptidase, translated as MTTDGTATASEGSADADLRARVAGLMPQALSDLAELVAYRSVADPAVEDPEQCRLAAQWVADAFAELGLTDAALVRTPDGTDAVIAHHEGPAGAPRVLLYAHYDVQPASNTQAWATDPFTLTERDGRFHGRGAADCKGSIVAHLTALRALRPDGAYPVSLTVVIEGSEEQGTGGLEQYVQAHPEEFAADVILIQDTGNVTVGQPTLTVSLRGVVDVIVRVEAVAGELHSGAFGGAAPDALAALIAILATLRDADGNTTVRGLASDGVWDGVPYPEDAFRAEAGILPGGRRLGSGTVADQVWSRPALTVIGLDAPAVVGSVAAIQPRAAARLNLRVPPGVDPDEAERLLRAHLADVAPWGVQVTTESGGNGRPYRADTSTPTFAALHEALGDAFGKPTVTSGQGGSIPLTAALAAAQPEASIVMLGLADPASLMHAPNESVHPAEIEHTALGVAMFLRRLGLAGAGEAHSGSTGDLDPTG; from the coding sequence ATGACGACCGACGGGACTGCGACCGCGAGCGAGGGCTCGGCGGATGCCGACCTGCGCGCACGGGTGGCCGGCCTGATGCCCCAGGCGCTGTCCGACCTCGCCGAGCTGGTGGCGTACCGATCGGTCGCCGACCCCGCCGTCGAGGACCCCGAGCAGTGCCGGCTGGCCGCACAGTGGGTCGCGGACGCCTTCGCGGAGCTCGGCCTGACCGACGCCGCCCTGGTGCGCACCCCGGACGGCACGGACGCCGTGATCGCGCACCACGAGGGACCGGCCGGCGCACCCCGGGTGCTCCTCTACGCCCACTACGACGTCCAGCCCGCGTCCAACACGCAGGCCTGGGCCACCGACCCGTTCACCCTGACCGAGCGGGACGGCCGGTTCCACGGCCGCGGCGCCGCGGACTGCAAGGGCAGCATCGTCGCCCACCTGACCGCGCTGCGCGCGCTCCGGCCCGACGGCGCGTACCCGGTCTCCCTGACCGTGGTCATCGAGGGCTCGGAGGAGCAGGGCACGGGCGGCCTCGAGCAGTACGTGCAGGCGCACCCCGAGGAGTTCGCCGCCGATGTGATCCTGATCCAGGACACCGGCAACGTGACGGTCGGGCAACCCACCCTGACCGTCTCGCTGCGCGGCGTGGTGGATGTCATCGTCCGGGTCGAGGCGGTCGCCGGGGAGTTGCACTCCGGTGCCTTCGGTGGCGCCGCGCCGGACGCGCTCGCGGCTCTCATCGCGATCCTGGCGACCCTGCGTGACGCCGACGGCAACACCACCGTGCGCGGGCTGGCCAGCGACGGGGTCTGGGACGGCGTCCCGTACCCCGAGGACGCCTTCCGCGCGGAGGCCGGGATCCTGCCCGGCGGACGCCGGCTCGGCTCGGGCACCGTGGCCGATCAGGTCTGGTCCCGCCCCGCCCTCACCGTGATCGGCCTGGACGCGCCCGCCGTCGTCGGGTCCGTCGCCGCGATCCAGCCCCGCGCCGCCGCGCGCCTGAACCTGCGGGTACCGCCCGGCGTGGACCCCGACGAGGCGGAACGGTTGCTGCGGGCCCACCTGGCCGACGTCGCCCCGTGGGGCGTGCAGGTGACCACCGAGTCCGGCGGCAACGGGCGTCCCTACCGTGCGGACACCAGCACCCCCACGTTCGCGGCGCTGCACGAGGCGCTCGGTGACGCCTTCGGAAAGCCCACCGTGACCTCCGGCCAGGGCGGCTCGATCCCGCTGACCGCGGCACTTGCCGCCGCCCAGCCGGAGGCGTCCATCGTGATGCTCGGCCTGGCCGACCCCGCGAGCCTCATGCACGCACCGAACGAGAGCGTGCATCCGGCCGAGATCGAGCACACCGCCCTCGGCGTGGCCATGTTCCTGCGCCGCCTGGGTCTCGCGGGGGCCGGTGAGGCCCACTCCGGCTCCACCGGGGACCTCGACCCCACCGGGTGA
- a CDS encoding response regulator: MTDPVRVMIVDDHEVVRRGIAEVIERSDGLTVVGEASSVAEAHRRVPLVRPDVLLVDLQLPDGTGLDIITEAARVLPEARAVVLTSFDDDDAVAAALAAGAKAFVLKSVRGAEIADVVRAVAAGRTLLDDRTVTRRQDAHPDPTADLTPSELKVLDLIGEGLSNREIADRLGVAEKTVKNHITSLLAKMGLQRRTQVAAWVAAHRGGRWRAPSEGQHS; this comes from the coding sequence ATGACGGATCCGGTGCGCGTGATGATTGTCGATGATCACGAGGTGGTGCGGCGGGGCATCGCCGAAGTGATCGAGCGTTCGGACGGGCTGACCGTGGTCGGCGAGGCATCCTCGGTCGCCGAGGCGCATCGCCGGGTGCCGCTGGTCCGCCCGGATGTGCTGCTCGTGGACCTGCAGCTTCCGGACGGCACCGGTCTGGACATCATCACCGAGGCCGCGCGGGTGCTGCCGGAGGCGCGGGCGGTGGTGCTGACCTCCTTCGACGACGACGACGCGGTCGCGGCGGCACTGGCCGCGGGAGCGAAGGCGTTCGTCCTGAAGTCCGTGCGTGGCGCCGAGATCGCGGACGTGGTCCGTGCCGTCGCAGCCGGACGGACCCTGCTCGACGACCGGACCGTCACCCGCCGCCAGGACGCCCACCCGGACCCGACGGCGGACCTGACCCCGAGCGAGCTGAAGGTGCTCGACCTGATCGGTGAGGGCCTGTCGAACCGCGAGATCGCGGACCGGCTCGGGGTGGCCGAGAAGACCGTCAAGAATCACATCACGTCGCTGCTGGCGAAGATGGGTCTGCAGCGACGCACCCAGGTTGCCGCCTGGGTGGCCGCCCACCGCGGTGGCCGGTGGCGGGCACCGAGCGAGGGGCAGCACTCATGA
- a CDS encoding LacI family DNA-binding transcriptional regulator: MADHVVTIHDVAREAGVSIATVSRALAGSTTVAAATADRVRRAAAALGYEPNRAARALVTGRGQSVGLVIPDLENPFYSSVAKGMQNRVRAAGLTAIIADTDEDVDREREVLGQLAADVDRMILASPRAADADLLALAARSRVVLINRSLPGVPAVTGDNADGIRQAVGHLLALGHARIGYAGGPATSWSDAERRAGLTVTVDAWRAQGRDVTIVDLGAFRPGPAGGVAAADLAIAEGVTAVLVFNDQLALGLLGRLGERGVGVPEAMSVVGFDDVPVARLLAPALTTVAVPAQRMGAAAVDLLLAEPLTDAAGALNVLPVELQVRRSTAQAPG; this comes from the coding sequence ATGGCTGATCATGTGGTCACGATCCACGACGTCGCGCGGGAGGCCGGCGTCTCCATCGCGACGGTGTCCCGTGCCCTCGCCGGGTCCACGACCGTGGCCGCGGCCACCGCGGACCGGGTCCGCCGGGCGGCCGCCGCGCTCGGCTACGAACCGAACCGGGCCGCACGCGCGCTCGTCACCGGCCGGGGCCAGTCCGTCGGCCTGGTCATCCCCGACCTGGAGAACCCGTTCTACTCCTCGGTGGCCAAGGGCATGCAGAACCGGGTGCGGGCCGCCGGCCTGACCGCGATCATCGCGGACACCGACGAGGACGTCGACCGGGAGCGGGAGGTCCTCGGGCAGCTCGCCGCGGACGTGGACCGGATGATCCTGGCCTCCCCGCGCGCCGCCGACGCGGACCTGCTCGCGCTGGCCGCACGCAGCCGGGTCGTGCTGATCAACCGGTCGCTGCCCGGGGTCCCGGCCGTCACCGGGGACAACGCCGACGGCATCCGGCAGGCCGTCGGGCACCTGCTCGCCCTCGGTCACGCGCGGATCGGCTACGCCGGCGGTCCGGCGACGTCGTGGTCGGACGCGGAGCGGCGCGCCGGCCTGACCGTCACGGTCGATGCCTGGCGCGCGCAGGGCCGGGACGTGACGATCGTGGACCTGGGCGCGTTCCGACCGGGGCCGGCCGGGGGAGTGGCGGCCGCAGACCTGGCCATCGCCGAGGGGGTCACGGCGGTCCTGGTGTTCAACGACCAGCTCGCCCTCGGGTTGCTCGGGCGTCTCGGTGAACGTGGCGTGGGCGTGCCGGAGGCGATGAGTGTCGTCGGCTTCGACGACGTGCCGGTCGCCCGCCTGCTCGCCCCGGCGCTGACGACCGTGGCGGTCCCGGCGCAGCGGATGGGTGCCGCGGCGGTGGACCTGCTCCTCGCGGAGCCATTGACGGACGCAGCCGGTGCCCTGAACGTGCTGCCCGTGGAACTGCAGGTGCGCCGCTCCACGGCGCAGGCCCCGGGCTGA
- the eda gene encoding bifunctional 4-hydroxy-2-oxoglutarate aldolase/2-dehydro-3-deoxy-phosphogluconate aldolase, with the protein MTELLDQIAAARLVPVVVLDDAKDAAPLAHALIAGGLPVAEVTFRTDAAVASIEAMSAIDGMLVGAGTVLTAEQVDAAVDAGASYIVSPGLSTAVVRRAKERGVLALPGAVTATEVQAALAEGLTAVKFFPAETSGGAAAIKALSAPFAGLKFVPTGGIGPKNVAEYTAVSAVLAIGGSWMVPRDKVAAGAFDEITALTAEAVALVRG; encoded by the coding sequence ATGACCGAACTGCTCGACCAGATCGCCGCCGCCCGGCTCGTGCCGGTCGTCGTCCTCGACGACGCCAAGGACGCCGCCCCGCTGGCGCACGCGCTGATCGCCGGTGGCCTGCCCGTGGCCGAGGTGACGTTCCGCACCGACGCCGCCGTGGCGTCCATCGAGGCGATGTCCGCGATCGACGGGATGCTCGTCGGCGCCGGCACGGTCCTCACCGCCGAGCAGGTCGACGCCGCCGTCGACGCCGGGGCCAGCTACATCGTCTCCCCCGGGCTGTCGACCGCCGTGGTGCGCCGCGCCAAGGAGCGCGGCGTGCTCGCCCTGCCCGGCGCCGTCACCGCCACCGAGGTGCAGGCCGCGCTCGCCGAGGGCCTGACCGCCGTGAAGTTCTTCCCGGCCGAGACCTCCGGCGGCGCCGCCGCGATCAAGGCGCTGTCCGCCCCGTTCGCCGGCCTGAAGTTCGTCCCGACCGGCGGCATCGGCCCGAAGAACGTGGCCGAGTACACGGCCGTCTCCGCGGTGCTCGCCATCGGCGGCAGCTGGATGGTCCCCCGGGACAAGGTCGCGGCCGGCGCCTTCGACGAGATCACCGCCCTCACCGCCGAGGCCGTCGCCCTCGTGCGCGGCTGA
- a CDS encoding sugar kinase → MSLTIRPAAECRYDIVSLGEVMLRLDPGEGRIRTTRQFRAWEGGGEYNVARGLRRAFGQRAAVVTALADNEVGRLVEDFILQGGVDTQFIRWVPYDGIGREVRNGLNFTERGFGVRGAVGVSDRGNTATSQLGPGDIDWDHLFGELGVRWLHTGGIFAALSESTAEVVVEAVTAAKKYGTVVSYDLNYRPSLWKSIGGQAKAQEVNKAIAGHIDVMIGNEEDFTASLGFEVEGVDENLSDLDISKFQSMIATASAAYPNFQVIGNTLRTVHSASDNDWGAIAWSKEEGFAQATHRPHLEILDRVGGGDSFASGLIFGLLEGEPLSTAVEYGAAHGALAMTTPGDTTMVTKAEVLKLAGGGSARVDR, encoded by the coding sequence ATGAGCCTGACCATCCGCCCCGCCGCCGAGTGCCGCTACGACATCGTCTCCCTCGGTGAGGTGATGCTGCGCCTCGACCCGGGCGAGGGCCGCATCCGCACCACCCGCCAGTTCCGCGCCTGGGAGGGCGGCGGCGAGTACAACGTCGCCCGCGGCCTACGTCGCGCGTTCGGGCAGCGCGCCGCCGTCGTCACCGCGCTCGCCGACAACGAGGTGGGCCGCCTGGTCGAGGACTTCATCCTCCAGGGCGGCGTCGACACCCAGTTCATCAGGTGGGTGCCCTACGACGGCATCGGCCGCGAGGTCCGTAACGGCCTGAACTTCACCGAGCGTGGCTTCGGCGTGCGCGGCGCCGTCGGGGTCTCCGACCGCGGCAACACCGCCACGAGCCAGCTGGGTCCCGGCGACATCGACTGGGACCACCTGTTCGGTGAGCTCGGCGTGCGCTGGTTGCACACCGGCGGGATCTTCGCCGCCCTGAGCGAGTCCACCGCCGAGGTGGTCGTGGAGGCCGTGACGGCCGCCAAGAAGTACGGCACCGTGGTCTCCTACGACCTCAACTACCGACCGAGTCTGTGGAAGTCGATCGGCGGCCAGGCCAAGGCGCAGGAGGTCAACAAGGCGATCGCGGGGCACATCGACGTCATGATCGGCAACGAGGAGGACTTCACCGCCTCCCTCGGCTTCGAGGTCGAAGGGGTGGATGAGAACCTCTCCGACCTGGACATCTCGAAGTTCCAGTCGATGATCGCGACCGCGTCCGCCGCGTACCCGAACTTCCAGGTCATCGGGAACACGCTGCGCACCGTGCACTCCGCCTCGGACAACGACTGGGGCGCGATCGCGTGGAGCAAGGAGGAGGGCTTCGCCCAGGCCACGCACCGGCCGCACCTGGAGATCCTGGACCGCGTCGGCGGCGGGGACTCCTTCGCCTCCGGCCTGATCTTCGGACTGCTCGAGGGCGAGCCGCTGAGCACCGCCGTCGAGTACGGCGCCGCGCACGGGGCGCTCGCCATGACCACCCCGGGCGACACCACCATGGTCACCAAGGCCGAGGTGCTCAAGCTCGCCGGCGGCGGGAGCGCCCGCGTCGACCGCTGA
- a CDS encoding sugar kinase, whose protein sequence is MHSRTLLTFGETMGRLDAEGIGLLDGGRPLSLKLAGAESNVAIAAARLGADVTWVGRVGPDGVGDLIERRLRAEGVSTRALRDDAFTGLMISSRRTSAGVRVDYHRAGSAGSRLRPSDLPQELIAGAGVLHVTGITPALSAGAREATFYAVDVARAAGVLVSVDVNHRAKLWSAQEAAPVLRDLVARADLVFAGPEEARLVLDAPNDAADPLTLARAVAGLGPTAVIIKDGPRGAVAIVDGAEHVAPPVPVHAVDPVGAGDAFVGGYLADLLDGADPATCLTTAGRTGAYAVTVPGDCEHLPYRHELAAFAAAEDVAR, encoded by the coding sequence ATGCACAGCCGCACCCTGCTCACGTTCGGCGAGACGATGGGCCGCCTCGACGCCGAAGGCATCGGCCTGCTCGACGGCGGCCGTCCGCTCTCCCTGAAGCTCGCCGGGGCCGAGAGCAACGTCGCCATCGCGGCCGCTCGTCTCGGCGCCGACGTCACCTGGGTCGGCCGGGTAGGGCCCGACGGCGTCGGTGACCTCATCGAGCGACGGTTGCGTGCCGAGGGGGTGAGCACGCGGGCGCTGCGCGACGACGCGTTCACCGGTCTCATGATCTCCTCCCGGCGCACCAGTGCGGGGGTTCGGGTGGACTACCACCGGGCCGGCAGCGCCGGGTCCCGACTGCGGCCGTCGGACCTGCCCCAGGAGTTGATCGCAGGGGCCGGCGTGCTGCACGTCACCGGCATCACTCCGGCCCTGAGCGCGGGCGCACGGGAGGCGACGTTCTACGCCGTCGACGTCGCCCGCGCCGCCGGCGTGCTGGTGTCGGTGGACGTCAACCACCGCGCAAAACTCTGGTCGGCGCAGGAGGCGGCGCCGGTGCTGCGCGACCTCGTGGCCCGCGCGGACCTCGTGTTCGCCGGACCGGAGGAGGCCCGCCTGGTGCTCGACGCACCCAACGACGCAGCGGACCCGCTGACCCTGGCCCGCGCCGTGGCCGGCCTCGGGCCGACCGCCGTGATCATCAAGGACGGCCCCCGCGGCGCCGTCGCGATCGTCGACGGCGCCGAGCACGTCGCTCCCCCGGTGCCGGTGCACGCGGTCGATCCGGTCGGGGCGGGCGACGCGTTCGTCGGCGGCTACCTCGCCGACCTCCTCGATGGCGCCGACCCCGCGACGTGCCTGACGACGGCCGGCCGCACCGGCGCCTACGCCGTCACCGTGCCCGGTGACTGCGAGCACCTGCCCTACCGGCACGAACTGGCCGCGTTCGCCGCGGCAGAGGACGTGGCCCGGTGA
- a CDS encoding bifunctional 4-hydroxy-2-oxoglutarate aldolase/2-dehydro-3-deoxy-phosphogluconate aldolase codes for MTTPAVHPFTAYFDAAYAAVPVMAILRGYSPERTVELCTRAWDLGLTQVEVPIQTPDAVPSLEAAVAAARERGAEVGAGTVTTPEQVDLAHRVGAVFTVAPGFDPDVIARSVELEVPHVPGVSTPSEIQQAAKLGLTWVKAFPASVLGPAWIKAVLAPFPGVRIVATGGINAANAAEYLDAGARVVSLGSALEDPSQLDRVAALLTGPRGRAQT; via the coding sequence GTGACCACGCCCGCCGTGCACCCGTTCACCGCCTACTTCGACGCCGCCTACGCCGCGGTGCCGGTGATGGCGATCCTGCGTGGCTACTCCCCGGAGCGCACCGTCGAGCTGTGCACCCGCGCGTGGGACCTCGGCCTGACCCAGGTGGAGGTCCCGATCCAGACCCCCGACGCCGTGCCCTCGCTCGAGGCGGCCGTGGCCGCGGCGCGTGAGCGCGGCGCCGAGGTCGGCGCCGGCACCGTCACGACGCCCGAGCAGGTGGACCTCGCACACCGGGTCGGCGCGGTCTTCACCGTGGCGCCGGGCTTCGACCCGGACGTCATCGCGCGCAGCGTGGAGCTCGAGGTGCCGCACGTGCCGGGGGTGTCGACACCGTCGGAGATCCAGCAGGCTGCCAAGCTCGGCCTGACCTGGGTGAAGGCGTTCCCCGCGTCCGTGCTCGGACCGGCCTGGATCAAGGCCGTCCTGGCCCCGTTCCCGGGCGTCAGGATCGTGGCCACGGGCGGCATCAACGCGGCCAACGCGGCCGAGTACCTGGACGCCGGCGCCCGCGTGGTCTCGCTCGGGTCCGCCCTGGAGGACCCGAGTCAGCTCGACCGGGTCGCGGCCCTGCTCACCGGGCCGCGCGGGCGCGCGCAGACCTGA